One genomic region from Streptomyces sp. NBC_01431 encodes:
- a CDS encoding VOC family protein: MEFATPGMRLASVVLNVFDLEQSTGFYQDVLGLRVRLTTSTAALLVGLDGSQLYLRSLSPRADHTTSGIGLHAAIWTAPSAKELLRCEQVLKARGAHVATETVEGFVRVEGSDPNGVPVVVTHPGPDEAEISEIISRVYSW, encoded by the coding sequence ATGGAATTCGCCACACCGGGTATGCGGCTGGCGTCCGTGGTACTGAACGTCTTCGATCTCGAGCAGTCGACCGGCTTCTACCAGGACGTTCTCGGTCTCCGGGTCAGGCTCACCACGTCCACCGCCGCGCTGCTGGTCGGTCTGGACGGCTCGCAGCTGTACCTGCGTTCACTGAGCCCGAGGGCCGACCACACCACGTCGGGCATCGGCCTGCATGCCGCGATCTGGACGGCTCCCAGCGCGAAGGAGCTGCTGCGCTGTGAGCAGGTCCTCAAGGCGCGGGGTGCGCATGTCGCCACCGAGACGGTCGAGGGGTTTGTCCGGGTCGAGGGCAGCGACCCCAACGGCGTGCCGGTGGTGGTCACCCACCCCGGCCCTGACGAGGCCGAGATCTCGGAAATCATCAGCCGCGTCTACAGCTGGTAG